The Melanotaenia boesemani isolate fMelBoe1 chromosome 12, fMelBoe1.pri, whole genome shotgun sequence genome contains the following window.
AAATAATGACAGTTAAATGCTTATTGTACAGTAGTAGTGAAAAAAGATTGGTgagtaaaataaacacaaaaacatggtgTGAATCTCCTAATCTTTTTCCTTGTGTTGTACCTCAAAACTTTAAATGTTACCATCTTTAACATAACACAGCCTTCTCATACAAACCCTGTTTTCCTGCTGATTTCAGTCAGTGTGCCTCCACAGTTCATTCTGAGCATGTGTGATCACCTGGACCTGTAGCTATCAGGCTTATCCCTAGAGACCTAAATGTCCGGCCACACGATTGTTACAACACCACGTTCATTGCCACAGTTGAATAACCGGGTCAGCAGAAGCACAGTTGAAGAGTGGATGTTTTGGACCAGTTCTCtgtagatcagggctactcaattcggtcctacgagggccgcaatccagcaggttttccatgtatccctgcaccaacacacctgagtcaaattaatgagtcattctgtagaacctgattggctgttagagccacctaatttgactcaggtgtgttggtgcagggatacatggaaaacctgctggattgcggccctcgtaggaccgaagtgAGTAGCCCTGCTGTAGATCATACATATTGTTGGGTAGGAGTCTGTCACCTCCACATGGGGAAACTTTTTCTCCCAgcctaaaaaaagacaaagggcAAGTAAGGACTTTATAAAGCAAGCTATTGCAGCTCTCTTTGGTGAGGGTAAACAGTAATGTGTTTGCCTGGCAGTTATCTGTATCCTCTGAGCAGCTGCTGATGGTCCAGAGCAGAGTAACAGTCATGTGGCGTCTCCAGACGGGGTTTCGGCGCAGGACGATAGATCCACTGATTGAGTCTCCGGTGCATACGCTGATTGGTCTGTCCAGCATGAACAGAGTCTGCTTCCAGTGTGTTGACCTGAGAAGAAGTAGTTGATATCAAAGTGTTGTTTCCTAATACATGTTCATTTAAAGTGTTGAagatagatttttattaatattattattgttttttactcTGAGCTTGGTCCAGTGTTCAGCTCCGCTGTTGCACCGCCTGCCTCCAGGCTCTCGAAATGAACAGTGAACCAGGCAGTGAATCCATGGAAGACTCCAGACCTTTCCACACAAAACTGAAACTCACCCTTCATTTCCTGAGAAAAGAAACTGTTCTGTTAGTATAAAAATCCAACTTTGGTGGCAGTTGGAAATGATTGAACCCACTTGTCACCTCAAGGTCTGTAACTTGCAGAGTGTACATGTCCAAGCAGATGACGTCACAGGGAGCAGAGAGGCAGTCGTTAGGTTCAAGGATGTGGCTGAACTTGGGCTTGGTAAAAAACTCCTGCTGTGCCAAAATCCTGCGGAAATGAGACATCATTCAGAGCTAATAAAAAAGTGTGGCTATCAAAGCAATAACAGCAACATTGTGTAGCCACACCTTGTTTCCAGGAAATATTCCCACAATAAAATCCATTATTCCTACCGTTACTTCACATTACTCAAATACTCTTTTGTTGGGAAAGTATAAGTGATTAGAGTCTTTAAGCAACTCTTAATCCCAGTTTTTGCCTATTTAACCATTAAGTAAAGCTGCAACTTTAAATTTCTTTGCACATCTGATCCATAATATTAAGCAACTAATTGTATGTCTTTACGTTTGATTATCCAGCTCTGCAGTATCATAAACACCCtatccatgttttcatttacaatggACATGTGAGCTGTACTGCTGTAATGGAAACAAGGAcagtaaataaagcaaaacaataatTCACTCAGTAAGCTGCATTGTTATTTCAATGTTTAGCAGTTGGGTGCAAAGTGGTAAACAGAGCAGGTTAGACACATTTCAGTTTCatattttaagcaaagtttaaaaaaaaaaaaaaaaacagtgtcagGAAAATTCAGCCAGGAATTAAGAAACCTGCATGTTGTTCAGCTCATATAAACAAGGAGCCACATGATCAAGTTTCAGGTGTAAATATTAAATCACAAAAGTGATCATAGACAGGACAGAACTAAGAGCTGggataataatatataaatggATGTGACTACACTTACATTTGTACAGTTACATGTCATAGCACATTgagttacataaaaaaaagtttactttCATAAAATGAAGTATTTTGTAACTGATGTGAACATGCACATGAAAAGCATGAGCAAATTAAAAGTATCACGGAAACATCACAGCCTGGAAAGACCTGCAGCACATTTCAAGATACAAAATGTTTGTACATCTAGAGTCAGGTTCATCAGaatcaggaaaaataaaatcagacagGAGATTGTTCTGTATGTTATTAATGGTTCTTACTGAAGAGGGGTGAAGTCCAGGCCATAGGGACTCTCCCAGAAGGCCATTTTCTCTGCGTAGTAGCTCTCAGCCTGACACGGGACCAGGGTGAAGGCTGCAGAAGACGGCCACATTATACCTCCATTTCTGAGCCAGCGGTCCCTGGCTACCAGCACTGACTCCACCATGAACTCAAACTAGaccaacaaacaagaaaaaaaaacaaacacgatggttgttttaaaagaattaagaCTTGATAGTAGAAGAATATGACAGCATCTAGCGAGGAAGCAGTGctccagaaaagaaaaatcttcaaAAACAGAAAGGCACCTTCACACCTAAATTTTAAATGACAGCAGTGGAAGTATCACTATGATTACCAGtaagcagtttcccatccactCAGACACCAGGATGTCCACCTGCTCTGGCAGCTCGAGCTCTTCTGCTCGTCCCTGGAGCACTGTGACCACCTCCTCACAGCCATTCTGCTTCACTAGCTGCCTGGTGTACTCCGCCATGGAGCTCGCCTCCACAGCATATACCTACGGTACCACACATTAACTTACAACACTATACATAACTGCTTATCCCATGTAGTAACAACCCTTGTTCAGCAGATGGCAGTATAAGCATCCAGACCAACATAAAGCACACAGTGATTCAGTTGCTCTGAATAAACTTAATCATCCAGATTAAACGgaaatttatttgaacatttttgttttcttgactCAAATTTCTATCACAAACATCCTAAACGGTGTTGAGTCATTCATATTCTAGCAGCCTACCTAACCAAAAAATTGTCAGCATTACCTTTGAAGGTTGTGCCAGCTGAGCGCAGAATAGGCTGATGATGCCGGTGCCACAGCCTAGATCCATCACCACCTTGTTCCTCAGAGAAGAACTGTTGCTGAGAATAACCTGCCGGTATGTCTCTGTGCGGCTCCTGTCTGACAACATCTCCAGGTGGAGTCTCTGAATCATGAGATGGGATCaaatataatacaaaaaatTCCTAATGCATCACCGGAAATGCAAAATGATGACACTTGTCATTTCATTCCAGGTATTGAAAGGGTTAACTGATGGAAAATAATATCATGACACAACATAACTGAAAAATAACAATGTGAAATCaaaacagacataaataaaAGCCAACTTAATCAAACATTATGTAGCATTCTTCATCTATTGAAGTAAAACTTTTGGCAGAAAGTCATTTTTGGTGATTTTGTGTGGATGTTTTCCCCCTGTGAAACTCCCATCAGCAATTAGCAGCTAGAGAGTAATGGGGCAGTGGGGCTGTTCAATTGAATATGCTAATGTAGTCTGCTGGGTGCATTGATCCTTTATCTCATTGTGGTTTGTGCAAGTTAGATCTATGGCCCTGGGCAAAGCTCTGAAGCATCTGCAGGCTGTGCTGTGTATTGATAAATCCATGACGCTGTCCGTGGTTTTGAGGTTGCAGAAAGACTTGTAATGGCgtatttttctttctactgtgtccttcacagtttttttttgtaactatAAATACTACATCTATACGTGTCTTTGTTGGCTTACATAGTGAGGCCCAATCCCTGGCTCTATACTCACAGAGTAATGGGTTCAGGGTGCTGATGCAGACTTTTTCACAGCATTATGCTCTGAAATATCCAACATATTTCCATGTTCCTGGAAAACTGCCTAAAATTTTATGCAACATTGGTGACATAAAACCATGGATGCCTTGTCCCCCATAAAATCACAGCAAACTAAAAATTAATGGTAAAGGTCAGGTATCAGCTAATAACATTATCTCTTAGTGACAGCCTTTTGCTACCTactgtttataattttttaatagtAGAATTGTTACTCCTttgcttttttgcatttcttagGGATGTTGTGTTATTCTAAAGTAGTATGCTGTCTATATGTTGCATCCCGTGTCTCCTCTTTATACCATTTTAAGACCTCATAAACTCACATGCACTGAAGTAGAATCATCAGCTAAGTATCAGAGAGTTTGGTGATTAGGTTTTTTGATAGAGGTTGGGCCATATATTGACATGCAGCAGCTTGTACTATTCTTATAATATTTCTTTCATCATTTAGCGACATCTATGCTGCTGTAAACACAACAGACCAAGTAAGATATACTAAGGTTTGAATGATGTGGCAGCTTGGAGCTAAAGTAGCCTTGAAGGCACTGTTTTTTGTGAAGAAGGAGCAGAAGGGATGCAGTCGTtgggacattttctgtttaaagaATAACAAGCCACCTGCTGGCTTTGTATCTTTAGTTTCTTTGTAAACTCTCTCCGGCTCCAGGATGAGTACAGTAGTTACTACAAAAGTAACaacttgttttcatgtttcttcttgGGTGGTGAATTCAAGAAGACGTGGAGAAGCCAATGCTTAAAGTCATGTGTCTATTCTAGGCTAAGCtgtgaaaaagataaataataataataaaaaatactgcACTGCTATACTGCAGCTGTCTGAGTAACTCACGATGAAGGAAACACATCCCAAATGAACATTAGTACATTACTAAATTAAGACATTGTGTCTTTGTCCTCAAAAAGTGTTAAGTTTTAGCTTGTGAAACTTAGAAATGATTGCAAAACATAATGGTTCTATTTCTAACCAGTGTCCCATAACTGCCGAAGTATTCTTCATCCTGCCATGGATCCTCTAAGGAAATGTCCTCTTCCTCAGCAGCGTCCTTGCACAAGTAGCTGGCAGGAACATAACCTATGACCCCCTCCAGCTCTGCCCACCACCACTCAGCTGAAGACTTGGCGTGCACAAGAAGTTTGTCTCCTGTGCTGAAACTGAGCTGCGGGGTGGGAAAAAGTGATAAAGTCGGTATTAACATTGTGACCTCTGATCCTAAATGTACAACTGGGAGTCTGCCAGAGGTCTGAGTAGTTCTATCTAACCTGCTCGGAGCCACTTCCAGTGAAGTCAGACAAAGCAACATACTCTTCAGGAGACGTATCGTCCTCGTCCTCTTTCtctgtttgcatgtttatttacgttaacaaattattttcctttttaaaagtcaACACAGTCTTTTTTTCGTTACATAAAGCTTAATCTGGAAGTATGAAAACATGTTATTACAACAATACAAACGTTCAAATTCAAAACACCTAGCTGCTGCTTTGCGTATCAGAAACACTTCCTGGTTTGACGTCAGATTTCGCGCCTTCACGGTTATCGGAAATTTCGAAACTCATTCGGTGAAAAATAGCTGAATAATTTGATTCGGGAATTTGTGAGCAGCACGAGCatctacatttatatttaaaaatcacaAGCGATGATAGTTTTTTATAATAAGTAAATTTAAGATATTCTGGATGTTTATCATTGCCACtatattttataagtttttacTGAAGAAACAACGAAATTGTATGACTAATTTGACTTTAACCATAGCTTCAGTCTCCTTATATTAGAACAGCATGAATCCAGTTAACTGGGAATTCAGAATAACTGTTTTATCAACCCGTTAAGAGTCTCATTGCTGAggaatttttttattcatacagtTAATTTCTTTGAAATGCCTTTTCTTCTTTAGAGTTTATGCACGTGGATTTTTCCTGTGaagaataaatgtaaacataatgaTACATTATAAGacgaaaaaaagtgtttaaattattttttattacaataacAAACTGAATGAACTTTTGAAATAACTTCattagagaaaaaacaaaaataaaaaacaaaacatgaaatcaaTGTGCAGGTCAGAGTCTACAAACAGCTAGTTTAGGGAGAAACTACATTTCACACATTGCTTTCCTAAACCAAGAGGGTTGATCAGCTTTATATAATTATCTCAATGAGCATGCCACACATGTCCTTGGTGAGGTGTCTCAGCTGTCTTTTGTCTTTGACTTGAGAAAAGGCTTGTGGAGCACGTCATGAAGTCGTCTCGCCTGTGCACACAAAATACCAACATGGTGACTTGGTGATTATCCCATCTACTCTCAGCATGCCAGTTTCCTGCACACTCATTCTTCCTCACCTTTTGTGGTCCAAGGCCTGGGCAGAGTACCAAGTCTTCCTTAGAAGCGGTAATGATTCCCTCTACCG
Protein-coding sequences here:
- the prmt2 gene encoding protein arginine N-methyltransferase 2 is translated as MQTEKEDEDDTSPEEYVALSDFTGSGSEQLSFSTGDKLLVHAKSSAEWWWAELEGVIGYVPASYLCKDAAEEEDISLEDPWQDEEYFGSYGTLRLHLEMLSDRSRTETYRQVILSNSSSLRNKVVMDLGCGTGIISLFCAQLAQPSKVYAVEASSMAEYTRQLVKQNGCEEVVTVLQGRAEELELPEQVDILVSEWMGNCLLFEFMVESVLVARDRWLRNGGIMWPSSAAFTLVPCQAESYYAEKMAFWESPYGLDFTPLQILAQQEFFTKPKFSHILEPNDCLSAPCDVICLDMYTLQVTDLEEMKGEFQFCVERSGVFHGFTAWFTVHFESLEAGGATAELNTGPSSESTHWKQTLFMLDRPISVCTGDSISGSIVLRRNPVWRRHMTVTLLWTISSCSEDTDNCQAGRKSFPMWR